A segment of the Zingiber officinale cultivar Zhangliang chromosome 8B, Zo_v1.1, whole genome shotgun sequence genome:
tcgatccctggaagacatgaacctgatctccggacatatgacaaagcactccaagataaagatgcagcatcttggcaaagaataatgaataacagaattagaatatatgtattctaataaaatctggaagcctgtagaaccaccaaatggtgtaaaagcctttgggtgtaaaaaggtctataataggaaaagagggatagacaggaaggtagaaactttcaaagcaaggcttgatgaaaaaggaaactttttcactggtagccatgcttaagtctatccggattcttttatctatttggcaagtggatgtcaagacagcattccttaatggaagtcttgaagaaagcatccatataaagcaaccaaaagagttcattgcaaagggctaagagcatcttgtgtgcaagctcaatcagtctatggactgaggcaaagcttcaaggtcttggaatatccggtttatcaaagtaatccagacctatggatttatttagtaaccggataagtcttgtgtatacataaGGTGTGATGGAatcatggtggtatttcttgtactatacgtagataacatttttggtagttggaaacaatatcaaaatgttgtcagaagtaagggtatggttgtccaaacaattcgatataaatgacttgggagaatgtagaaaaaagtattttacttatcccaagcttcatacatcggaaaaattcTTGCTCATtctaagcatgcaaaactccaagaaaggtttcttacctttttagcatggagtaactttatctaaagatatgtctttgtagacatcaaaggagataaaggaaataaaggcagttctttatgcttcggctgtcggaagcctaatgtatgctatgcacgagatcagaaatctgttttgccaagggcatagttagcagatatcaaagtaaccctggacaaggacagtgaactgcagtaaagcatgtattgaagtaccttagaggcactaaagattatatgctagcttacaaggcagttaatttggtccctgtgggttgcacggattttgacttccaatcggatagggacaatagtaagtcaacctcggggttttgtgtttactttaggaggtaaagtcataactatggaagagtgataagcataggtgtttttcttgactccaccatagaagctgagtatatggcaagcctctgaggtagtcataaaagctgaatgacttaataacctcaagatagacttagatatgatttctggtttgtccaaaaattattacaatttattgtaataatagtggtgcagtagcaaactcgaaaaaaccatgagtctataaggcaagtaaacacaatagagcgcaagtaccacccaataagagaaatcgtataaacgaggagaagttgttgctgcctagattgcatcagatgatcttttcactaaggcccttaaggcaagagcttttggtggacatgttgaagggttgggaatcagatgtatggtagcagatatagcagcttagtcttttagtataagtgggagattgttaggatgtatactaaaagcctagcttttggtataaacatttatctagaaataagaatcacattggtcaaatgtctacatttatgataaatgtagttgttcaattaatttatattgtagataatatggtgtgtggtgtcacatacagaggatcatgttatcagtaccttataaattataaacagtagctcacggccaagatggaaaggaacaaaccataggaaggtcgtagtgtaataaggtattagtttatcttaactatataattacactagtacacttagagtgtattgagtaggaccatttgaggtcgtttcttttatactgactttataaaggaacaaagacctcagttattatggaagtgtgtgctcttaatccttatataataacaagcacatatatttgatatttatttctttaatttatcaatgggtgagattgagttcgataaatcaataagcccgataagttgggaaatgatatcacttatagtgtgtgttgttgattatagaaggaaactgtgtcctagtaatctaggttgaaaatgtccccaagaggagctcataaggattgtcatgttaaaccctgtaggtggacttagtccgacatgacgatgaagttgagtggtactactcttggagctagatattaattaagtgagttgtcagtaacttacttaattagtggacatttgttatcttaaacacagggagactaacacactcataataagaaggagcccaaaatgtaatttgggattggtgcggtagttcaataatagttctttagttgaatgaattattattgatgaaattaagttgtgtgttcggggcgaacacgggatgcttaatttcatcgggagaccaaaaccaattcctcctctcggttcctatcgtagcctcttgtatatagagatttatacccaccacatacccaccttcttacccatccaatggggtcggccaagctagcttggaacccaagctagggccggccaagaccaaatggttgagccaagttggtggccggccaaagcttgggtcccaagcttaggtggccgaccactagaatattaaaagggttttttattaaaattatttcttatgtggatatcatgatttaaaagagagtttaaaaattaaaatttccttttatagctttctacaaaatattaagagaagagattaatctctttccttatttgtagattaaaaggatggttttaatttttagtaaaaactttccttatttgtaaatcatccacatgtttaaaagagagtttaaaaatttgaaatctttccttatttgttgattaaaaggtggattttaaattttaagaaaactttcctttttaaacatgttcatgatttaaaagagagtttaaaaattaaatattctcttttataagtttctacaaaagattaagaaaagatttgatatctttccttatttgtagattgaaagagattttaatttttaaagataactttctttttatccacatgtttaaaagaaagattttaatttataaaatttcctttttattaaccaccatgaagggaaaaattatttgagaaatttttataaatttccggaagcaaataaggaagttttaatttgtgtttaaaattttatttgcttggaaatattaatgtggccggccattgaaattgagaaaagaattttgattttaattaattaaaatttttccttttcatggcaaaagaattaaggaagtttttatttaaatttccttatttgccaaaaccaaggattataaaagaggaggtagaggtgccttcatggctaacgactctattattttctcctctctttttctccttgggtgtggccggtcccttctctttctttcttctccatcttgtggccgaacctcttcatgctcttggagttttaattggtggccggattctagcttggagaagaaggagagaaagcttgcatcccttggagcttggttggtggaaaaagttcttcatcctttggaagtttttgcttggccgaaacttgaaggaagaagaagaaggtgctaggtggttctcgtctcggaagatcattgcccacacaatgtccgagattagaagaggaatacggtagaagatcaagaggtcattttCTTCAATGAAAGGTAAAACTAGTagttgtttccgcatcatactagttttgttttttttgtaaaaataccaaatacaagaggcatacgattttagtatttcgaatttgttttcgatgttgtgttcttttttttttcttttccttgtgatttgattgttcctttcggttaagctaaagttattttaggaaattaaatattagctttccttaaaaggttttgtctagtcggtggtggttgctctcatatccaagaaggtcatgtgcctcgccacgtcagtactgggaaccaattatgaaaattaatatttaatggaattaataacttaggttatttggatcgaacgtgttaagttccgcaggagatccaagtcaaaacctaaaagaacaaatagattaaactttggatcaaacgtgttaagttccgcaggcgatccaagtttaatttaaaagaacacatggtagctaggaaaaggttcagacctttgtacaaaatttttgtacagtggaaccattaggttttccgagtagcaaccaacatctctttcctgtaaaaaaaaaaatattccatgcaaataaaaaaaatagttatcctacaaaatagaactAGCACAACATTAATAAGataaaagtagtaattagatcatgtctctccgagaccaagatctagtcaaggtctcaacttaggttttcgaaatggacctaagttggactgacgcctacagttccctcaactgggaacacgtcctcactggatctctcctctagttgcttacttcCACTTACTAACAACGATCATTTGACTTaactttgacccactaggtcttcccgccagttgttaggtctcgcggacccaactggacttcggttAATTATTAGATCTCGCAGACCAAACCGGATTTCCCACCAGATATTGGGCCCCAtggacctatctggatttcagcctggtgttaggTCCTTCAAACACATCAACTCTTGCATACTTAGTAAAACAATTAGACTACAAACATTCTAACTTTAAtcaacttgtcattcatcaaaacctgagttagataaTTAGTGCAAATTATACTAACAATTTTTACATCTATCTGATGTATTTCGCGATTTCATAGAGTGGCGATAGTCaataatactctaatggaagttattcttgaTACTgaagaatatgtatcaaagtacTCAGGGTCTTCTCATTGTCGATAGTCTTTAATTACCAACTTAACCTTGTAtttatcaattgtgtcatctgatttcattttcttattGAAGATCTACTTGCAACCTAGCGATTTACTCTCctaaggaagatccacaagttctcaAATGTAATTTTACAAAATAgaatctatctcagatgcaagTGAGGCCCGTCAGGAGAGATTACTTCTTCTAAATAACTTTGGGGCTCATTTTTCaatataaaagtgataaaatctatTCTACAAGATTTTTCCACCTGGGCTATTTTACTTTGTTTAAATTCAACCTCAACTAGTCATCATTTTCTTTTTGCTTTTATGTTTCATATGCccattttaaagaatttttttcctCTCGAATCATATACAGAAACATATAATTAAAGaactagaaatttttttattctatTATCGAGctcttttatatatttatatatatatatatatatatatatatatatatatatatataactcataCATACCTTATTTTAAGGCAAAAGACAGTGAAGGTCGTTACTTTCGCATGCAGGTATTTAACAGAATAATTAATCATCATCATAAAATCGTACCAAATTCATCGATTTTAATTGAATAAAATAGATAAATAGACTAAATGATATATAGGACGATACTTTGACTGGAGATGTGACTTTGGTGGATAAGTCCACGCACGGAGAAGAACTTGCAAAATTTGGTGGTGACCGGGAAGAAACTGCTGGAGAAGCTAGTGTCAAGGGTGAACCTGGAAACAGGCCTATCAGAGCTAGTGGTGGATGGGAAGGGAGGAACCACATCAAACGGAGATCGACTTGTCCACTTTGCCAATAAATTGTCAAGTGAAAGGAATTTGTTTCTCTTAACCACATAAATTCTAGGAATAAAacgaattcatacaaagaaaacaattcTATTTCATTAAGATCTAGTTTTATCGAAAGCAtgacataaaaatataaaagcatGAACAAAAAGCGACAAGATATATGATTGAAAAGTTATATCCTTGTCCTAAAGCATCATGAGTATCCCTGAGGAAGGAGTAGTGGAATCAAAAGGGTAATCTTCCGAacctttcttcttccccttatTAGCTTTTTGACTTGAGACTTGctgaatttgttagttttaaagaaCTTTGAAATTTTTCATACCATGAATGCTTCTTCGTCTTTATTGAGGGATGATTCTGAGTCTGGTTCGTCCTTTATAGCTTGTAGTGCTAAGTTATggtttatcttcctttttttgtaactCCTGTCCATCTAAACTTGTGTAATTTGAAAGTCGGGAATAGTTATTCTAGAATACATACCtccaagtccttagagatgtagtatgcatctattaAGGTTAACCACTCTTGTATTCTCGGAAAGGCGTTGAACAAGTACCGGATTGAGTCCCAATTCATTACCAATTCTCTAAGGTTGTTGAGTTGGGTGATCAATTTCTTGATTTTTACATGGAGTTgaaccaccttctctcccttgtttATCCAGAGGTTTGTTAACTAATTTCGGAGGATATCCCGTCTCGCTAACTTAGCTTCCAAGGTACTTTCATGCAGcttcaggaacttctcccaaagttcttttgctgagtcgtaggttctgatccggttgacttcttaggGTGGTAGTACAGTAAGCAGATGGAATTCCGCTTTGTCGTTGGCTATGAATGTCAGCCTACTCCTTTTTGTTCCAAAGATACTCTTCCTTTTCTACTCCATATTGATCTTTGGGTACTACaaaagaatatttaattattaacagagttttaaaatatgttttaaaaaatacctccattcagcGCTTCCATTGCACAAAATCTCAACTTTGGTGGATGAATACTTGAACTAGCCATCGTCTTGTTACTTCAGTCGGTGATTAGTCCTCTAAGGCggttgggctctaataccaattgttagtccTGATGCGGCTAGCAAGAgagggggtgaatttccctaAAGTTATGATTATAcccttctcgttctttcaacttgAGTTAGacaaatatttaataaataaaaaaatgcatataaataaatataaggcTACCAAGATTTGCTTGGTTTGCAACCGGGAAGATTACTAATCTAAGGCAATGTAAGCACTAGTAAAGTCTCCTTCTTAGAGCAAAGTCGGAGACAGAAAAGCCACATACAGCGTTAGAAAACACGAAttgtaaatatgaaaaataaagtaCAGAAAGTGTTGTCCTGAATGAAAGGGACCATGACTCTATTTATAGCTCCCTGGTCAAAATATAGTCATTGATGATATGGTGAATTCCAGGCGCCTCCACTATGGCGCGTTATCTACTTCAAAATAGCTCTTCAACGACTCGATGATAACTTTTTATCCTCGCCTGGGCACCTGGAGTGTTGCTGACGTGGACTCCAAGAGTTATCTTCATCGCAACAGTCAAAGAGGCGCATGTTCGGTACTAGGGTTTGGGCACCCAGATTGGTCGGGGTGCCAGGACAAGTCAACTTCGTGTTGACTTCTCCGACTTCTACTCccgtcgcttgggtgattttccggccatctagagttgagcttacCTAAGCACAACTCCAGCCTTCTTTTCGAGTAGTCTTCCACTCCAACTTCTCATTCCACGAAAGCACCACAtgcatccttctcgtccatcagtgtactcttccacagcacctcgtccctcaaataGACCGAATCTGTCGACTCACttttcatgtcatccttctcgctagctgcatctttcacttgacttcttatgttcctaagttcatgcatacttagacacaaagcATCAAAAATGCAAAACCTAACTTAAtccggttgatcacatcaaaactcatcCAAGGTACTTATAGTTATTTGCCTCTCTATTCGTCAAGCATCATGTATTTGTAGGAGAGCATCTAGAGAACTAGATCTAACAATCTTATAACCATCTCTCCATTCATTTGTGCCTCGTGGCATAGAATATTCGCAGTCATTGTTCACTTTTCTTAAGAGAAACGCCCTTGTCCAGGGCTTGCAGAGAGGAGGTCCGATATAAGAATGGATGATAAAATATCATCACTTTTTTTATAAAATAGCATCAATTTTTAGTGGCCTTATAGTAGACTATTGGCGATCTGGGACTAAGCCGAAGGGGATGTCGATGACTAAGGTTGATACATAGGTGATGTTAGGATTTGGACCGAGCCGAAAGGGATGTCGTCGACTGAGATCAGGACATAGGTGATGTCAAGATCTGGGATTGAGTTGAAGGGAATGTTGATTGAGGCCGAAATATAAGTGATGGTAGGATCTTAGCCGGAGGACCGGGGTGTCAGTGACTGACATCAAGACATAAGTAAAATTGATAGTTGAGACTAGGTTGGTGTCGAAATTTAtacttgattaaattttaaaactctgaGATGAATGTATTGAGCCAATTCAACTAGATGAGTATAACCCTGATCCATAGGTCAAATCAACCTCCACCTCATTTTGACCGCAATTTTTGCCGACGTGAGAGCTACGTAATTCCGTCACAGCACAGCCATTACGCTTTGCAGCGAGGCAATATACTACAGAGTTGTCCTACAGAATAATCACGTGCTTCCATTGAATAGATTAAACAAATTGATTACGCTTACAAGTTTGCTAAATCGGTGCAATCCCAACAACATTAATTATTGATTGTTCTACGAGATCGACAGGATCCACAACTCTCACGCTACGGAAGCCAAACTCTCCTGCCGACGCTTCCTTTCATCAGACAACTTCTTGGCGAAGTTGACGAGTCGATCTCCGTTCGATGTGGTTCCTCCCTTCCCATCCACCACCGGCTCCGAAAGTCCTGTCTCCAGGTTCACCCTCGACACCGGCTTCTCCAGCAGTTTCTTCCCGATCTCCACcaaattcttcaagttcttcTCCGTCGACTTATCCACAGAAGTCGCATCGCCAGTCAAAGTATCGTCCTatcattttgtttgtttgtttcaaTTAGAATCGATGAATTTGGTACGATTTTATGATGATTAATTATAATTTGTTAAATACGTACCTGTATGCGAAGGTAACGGCCTTCACTGTCCAGTGCCTGAAACACAACTGCTGCATAGATATCCACCATGTCGGAGCTCGCCTGGGAGAAAATGTCGATGATGGGAGTATTTCCTCCGTTGTACAACCACCCGAGCAAGCCCCATCGAGCGCTCATCTGTGCGCTATAATTCTCCTCCTGTTTAGGTGCTCCGGTCCCGATCGAGATCACCAGAAACCGACTGTAGTCGACCGGTTCGTACGACTCGAAATCCGCGTTCGATTTCAGAATCTGCTTCGTCACTTGGCTCATGGCGGATAACGTCTGTTCATGATCAACGTCACATATAAGAACTAGCTAGCTCCTAGATTAATTACGAGCAGAATATCCATTTAGAGTTGCGTGTGTGTGTGAATTTACTGGGTTATTTGCCGCCACGCCGCCGTCGATGAGGTTGAACCTCTTCGTCGTTCCTTGATCGTCATGGGTTTCAAAGTAATGCCCCGGGAGGTATGTGGGGGCGGCGGAGGTGCTGATGCAGATGTCCGACAGAAGAGCGTTCTTCAACGGATTCTCCTCCGTCTGTGAAAAAAAACATTAATTAATATGGATCACCATTTATATACCTACAAAATCTTCATTCTTAATTACCTCATAAGTGGAGAAGATGATGGGTTGAGAAATTTTGATGTCAAAAGTAGGGATGACGATGTTGGTCAAAGTTTGACTTAATTTTGTGTCGCCTAAGAGTTCTTTAATCTTGGAGTGAAGGTACTTCCCATCGTATCTTGGTCCAGTGAAAGCATCCAGCAAGTTCAGTGCTGGACGCAAAAACCCAGACCTGAAATAAATAAATAGCAAAGTTCATAAATTAATTTTGATCCTTCGTCCTTATCCAAAAATTTATCttatatataaagaattattcATAATTCTAACCTGGGCTGTGGGAAAATCTTAGGACTATGATCCAAATAGAACTGAACAATGTCCTTGGCGGCGAACAGTGGTTTGTTATTCTCTCCGGGAGCGGCGAGCATGGTGGCGACAAGGCCACCGGTGCTCGTGCCGGAGATCACGTCGAAGTAGTCAGCTATTCTCGCATCAGGCCCGTCGAGTTTCTGCAACACCGAGAAGTAATATAATTAACTTGAATCTCTCGGTACGTCGATCGGATATTTAtgactgcatatatatatatatgcgtacCTGCAGTTCTGATTCAAGGAAGTCGATGATCGTCGCGGGGATCAGCCCGCGAATCCCGCCGCCGTCGATGCAAAGGATGGTGATCCTCTTGCCGAGGCATGGCGGAGGGTTTGAGATGGAGGTGGCCGGAGCAGTTCCATCGTTCGCCATGGCGTGTATATGATTATTCTCGTTCTTGTAAGAGTAAAAGAGATAGAATTTGAGAAGCTAAATTAGCTGCTGTTGTAATTCATTGATCGTGAGAAAGAGATCTAGATAAATATATAGAAAGAGAAGCAGCAAGAGCCCAATAATTTAAGTGGTCTTGACTTTTTAATCATGCAACTATGAAATCAAAGTACATTGCATAAgctgaaaaacaaaagaacacgtgCAAATGAGAAGCCACCAATAATTTAATTAGTGTACGCTTCTTGACGTGATCTTCGTCTAATTGGTCTCTTTAGATAAGATCatgtaaattttattattattattttttattttttttagttggcaTTAATTATTCAGCTTACTCAATTAATCCTAGATGAtcgatttaattttataaaagttttttcaTCAATTATCAGAATAAATTGAAAAGTACGTGTAACGAGCTCATCAATCAGGCATTCCTATGTTAATCAATTATTAACAAAAATTCATAGCTTATTTAGAGCTCAAAGTCGTAGAATTATTTGTGATCTTAGTTCCACATAATATTTGGTATTACTatatatgagactttcattatgatCTAATCATCCTAACTAGcaacctaataaaataaaatctataCTTTATAATTCTCcttcaattaatgaaatatgaaagaaaaaaaggaTAAATTTACTCCTCttgttgctgttgtggttggacaaagagaaaaaaaaaactacctaTAAAGGATTGTTTGAtgaaaaagataaaaggaaaattgTTGCTTTTGAAAAGAATAGGGAAGAGAAGATAGGGAGGAAGAAGTAAAAGAGGGGAGATTTATCTTCTTCGTTAGTAACCTCGACTAGTTTCGATGAGATCAGCAATGACACAAAGAAAGCAAGGTAATACAAGACTATTCTTACGATGCCAACAAAATCCTCAAAAAAtacgagaagaggaagaagatggaagagCTGAGGGCTGCTATTGTTGCTGGAAGAGAGCAGCAGCTGATGCTATATTTCTTGCTCGTtggagaagaaaaaggagaagaaaaaaatacTCTCGTActtgagaagaagagaggaaaaaaaatacCTGTTTACGGCCATTAAAGAAGGGaatgagaagaagatgaagaaaaaataaaagagagggataGGTAAAGGAAAAGTATACAATACTGTGAGAGCTACGATAtggtggcaaaaaaaaaaaaagttacctCCAGCGCCCTCGCAAATCCGTCCCAGGACCATcacagaagaggtaaatcacggacaacTACTAGCCTTGTAAATAGAAACTAGCACAtaaggtatttacctcgactatGTCGAAATTCAAACCCCAAACCTCATGatgcaacacctcatgtgctagccactagaccatccAGAAAAAacgagaagatttttaaaaatattataattcatTTTAGACCGaactagtttaattttaaatttggttTGATCATAATTTGACTAAATCAACTCCAAATTAA
Coding sequences within it:
- the LOC122015951 gene encoding patatin-like protein 2, whose protein sequence is MANDGTAPATSISNPPPCLGKRITILCIDGGGIRGLIPATIIDFLESELQKLDGPDARIADYFDVISGTSTGGLVATMLAAPGENNKPLFAAKDIVQFYLDHSPKIFPQPRSGFLRPALNLLDAFTGPRYDGKYLHSKIKELLGDTKLSQTLTNIVIPTFDIKISQPIIFSTYETEENPLKNALLSDICISTSAAPTYLPGHYFETHDDQGTTKRFNLIDGGVAANNPTLSAMSQVTKQILKSNADFESYEPVDYSRFLVISIGTGAPKQEENYSAQMSARWGLLGWLYNGGNTPIIDIFSQASSDMVDIYAAVVFQALDSEGRYLRIQDDTLTGDATSVDKSTEKNLKNLVEIGKKLLEKPVSRVNLETGLSEPVVDGKGGTTSNGDRLVNFAKKLSDERKRRQESLASVA